One Lysinibacillus fusiformis genomic window carries:
- a CDS encoding ArsR/SmtB family transcription factor, translated as MPKEVCEVTHVNDKAVTKVQQKMPDLSGVAKFLKALSDETRLKIAYALTVEDALCVCDVATIIGSSVATASHHLRYLKDNSLAKSHRKGKQMYYSLADEHVYQIVTIAYEHAKEGIDDGSDTN; from the coding sequence ATGCCGAAAGAAGTATGTGAAGTAACGCATGTAAATGATAAGGCTGTCACGAAGGTACAGCAAAAAATGCCGGATTTATCGGGTGTAGCAAAATTTTTAAAGGCTTTATCTGACGAAACAAGACTCAAAATTGCGTATGCTCTAACGGTGGAAGATGCATTATGTGTCTGTGATGTTGCCACAATTATCGGTTCATCTGTTGCAACAGCGTCACATCATTTACGCTACTTGAAAGATAACAGTTTAGCGAAATCGCATCGAAAGGGAAAGCAAATGTACTACTCTTTAGCCGATGAACATGTATACCAAATTGTAACGATTGCTTATGAACATGCGAAAGAGGGGATTGACGATGGCAGCGACACCAACTAA
- a CDS encoding penicillin acylase family protein, protein MKKKAWKKWLVGVVGLLVIALIVVFIGFTWFMNKSKPIIEGDLSVSVLDQDVTVTRDDKGIPHILAESDADLYRAQGYVQAQDRLFQMDLARRQASGRLSEVIGEATINTDKHFLTFSLRDAAEKSLSAYDMESKQVLEWFAEGVNVFIAQAKENNTLSYEFALLGYEPEEWSVVDSLTIGKYMAYDLGGNWNMLAFRHWALQNFDEEKAKELFIKYPDNASSIIEANIENPVVVAGQFNADLLPNEFNGSNNWVVSGDKTKSGFPILADDPHLGLSTPSIWYQMHLQSPEQNVSGVIFAGIPGIILGHNDDIAWGVTNVGPDVQDLYIEIPNPDNPTQFRYDGEWEQAEVREEAIKVKDGKTVDFDVVVTRHGPIMTDLAFKDTEPSAQFSMQWTALQSTAELRAILGFNKANSWDDFEKALEDFKAPAQNFVFASKDGTIAYKANGEIPIRKQGEGQLPVPGDSSDYGWEGFIPWDELPTVVNPKEGFIATANNEVIGEEYPYHITDFWAQPYRYERIKEVLKANDSLTVEDMMNLQMDQHNLYAREFLPDLLTSLKAQDKDGQYAEVITLLENWDMVDAKESGAPLVFHTLMEQLQEVLFKDEMPLDMYDLMAGKYNITDQLLRKAYAGENSAWIEQQGGVDAAVYEAFEQSIALIENRFGTNASKWQWGGYHQLTFDHTLGSASPLLAAYFNAKKVPIGGSKVTVQAADDDMDGNVDHGASWRFVADVGDLSSAYHIVGPGQSGHVKSQWYQDQVKDWANGNYHETFVKKDAIKGKTLLLKAQ, encoded by the coding sequence ATGAAAAAAAAGGCATGGAAAAAGTGGCTCGTTGGTGTTGTTGGCTTATTAGTAATTGCACTAATAGTTGTCTTTATCGGCTTTACGTGGTTTATGAATAAATCAAAGCCCATCATTGAGGGGGATCTTTCAGTAAGTGTGCTTGATCAGGATGTAACTGTTACGAGGGATGATAAGGGGATTCCCCATATATTAGCAGAGTCAGATGCGGATTTATACCGCGCACAAGGTTACGTTCAGGCGCAGGATCGGTTGTTTCAAATGGATTTAGCACGTAGACAGGCAAGTGGTCGATTATCGGAAGTTATTGGTGAGGCGACAATTAATACAGATAAACATTTTCTTACGTTTAGTTTACGTGATGCAGCTGAAAAATCACTATCTGCTTATGATATGGAAAGTAAGCAGGTGCTCGAATGGTTTGCAGAAGGGGTGAACGTTTTCATCGCGCAGGCAAAGGAAAATAATACATTAAGCTATGAATTCGCATTACTAGGTTACGAGCCGGAAGAGTGGTCTGTTGTAGATTCTCTGACAATTGGTAAATATATGGCATACGATTTAGGGGGCAATTGGAATATGCTTGCTTTCCGCCATTGGGCTTTGCAAAATTTCGATGAAGAGAAGGCAAAGGAATTATTTATAAAGTATCCTGACAATGCATCATCCATTATCGAGGCAAACATAGAAAATCCGGTGGTGGTAGCAGGTCAATTTAACGCAGACTTATTGCCAAATGAATTTAATGGCAGTAATAACTGGGTTGTATCAGGCGATAAAACAAAGTCAGGCTTTCCGATTTTAGCGGATGATCCACATTTAGGTTTAAGCACTCCGTCTATTTGGTATCAAATGCATCTACAGTCACCTGAACAGAATGTTAGTGGTGTCATATTTGCAGGTATCCCCGGCATTATTCTAGGTCATAACGATGATATTGCTTGGGGAGTAACAAATGTAGGTCCAGATGTACAGGATTTGTATATTGAAATTCCAAATCCGGATAATCCGACACAATTCAGATATGATGGTGAGTGGGAGCAGGCTGAGGTACGTGAGGAAGCTATCAAGGTGAAGGATGGAAAAACAGTAGATTTTGATGTTGTCGTAACACGACACGGGCCAATTATGACTGATTTAGCGTTTAAAGATACTGAACCATCAGCACAGTTTTCGATGCAGTGGACAGCGCTACAATCTACAGCAGAACTGCGGGCAATACTTGGTTTTAATAAAGCAAATTCATGGGATGACTTTGAAAAGGCGTTAGAAGACTTTAAAGCGCCGGCACAAAACTTTGTCTTTGCATCCAAGGATGGCACAATTGCCTATAAAGCAAACGGTGAAATTCCGATTCGCAAGCAGGGAGAAGGACAGTTACCAGTGCCTGGTGATTCAAGTGACTATGGCTGGGAAGGCTTTATCCCTTGGGATGAATTACCGACAGTAGTAAATCCTAAGGAAGGATTTATTGCGACTGCGAATAACGAAGTGATTGGCGAGGAATATCCTTATCATATAACGGATTTCTGGGCACAGCCGTATCGCTATGAGCGTATTAAAGAAGTGTTAAAAGCTAATGATTCGCTAACAGTAGAAGACATGATGAATTTGCAAATGGATCAGCATAATTTATATGCACGTGAGTTTTTACCAGATTTACTAACTTCGTTGAAAGCACAAGATAAGGATGGGCAGTATGCAGAAGTCATTACGCTACTAGAAAATTGGGATATGGTGGATGCAAAAGAATCAGGTGCACCACTTGTCTTCCATACGCTAATGGAACAATTGCAGGAAGTTCTTTTTAAAGATGAAATGCCGCTAGATATGTATGATCTAATGGCTGGCAAATACAATATTACGGATCAGCTACTACGAAAAGCGTATGCAGGTGAGAACAGCGCTTGGATAGAACAACAGGGTGGTGTAGATGCAGCGGTATATGAAGCATTCGAACAATCGATAGCACTAATTGAGAATCGTTTTGGAACGAATGCTTCGAAGTGGCAATGGGGGGGTTACCATCAACTTACATTTGATCATACGCTAGGAAGTGCATCACCGCTATTAGCAGCATACTTTAATGCTAAAAAGGTACCTATTGGCGGTTCGAAAGTAACTGTACAGGCAGCTGACGATGATATGGATGGCAATGTGGATCATGGTGCTTCCTGGCGATTTGTAGCGGATGTAGGGGATTTGAGCTCTGCTTACCATATTGTTGGTCCTGGACAGAGTGGTCATGTGAAATCGCAGTGGTATCAAGATCAAGTGAAGGACTGGGCTAACGGGAATTATCATGAAACTTTTGTCAAAAAAGATGCTATTAAGGGTAAGACATTATTATTAAAGGCACAATAA
- a CDS encoding heavy metal translocating P-type ATPase — protein MAATPTKQEYRLQNLSCASCAAKFEKNVKAIPEVQDAQVNFGASKIMVIGNINVDQIEEAGAFDGIKVSQSPKSTIEKSIPFYKKVENVLAGIALLFVVLGYVLVSMRGETDPLAIGMFIIAILVGGVGIFKTGFRNLARFEFDMKTLMTIAVIGAAIIGEWEEAAVVVFLFAVSEALEAYSMDKARQSIRQLMDIAPSTATIKRAHGEHFHEMEVPTEEIEIGDILIVKPGQKIAMDGIVVSGLSAVNQAAITGESIPVNKTIDDEVFAGTLNEEGALEVRVTKRVEDTTIAKIIHLVEEAQAEKAPSQQFVDRFAKYYTPAIMLVAILVAVIPPLFIGDWQHWIYQGLAVLVVGCPCALVVSTPVAIVTAIGNAARQGVLIKGGIHLEQLGHIEAVAFDKTGTLTKGKPEVTDIITQSDMAEDTVLQLVAAVEKQSQHPLAKAILTALHEKGLDELVPTDFQSVTGKGAFATIEGKKVSVGSLKWIATLTSVDEVTKEQTNQLQAQGKTVVAAVSDNQLIGIIGIADQLRVESKSVLHSLTALKVKHTVMLTGDAKLTAEAIATSLNMSDVRAGLLPAEKLMAIKELRTKYGAVAMVGDGVNDAPALASANVGIAMGGAGTDAALETADIALMGDDLTKLPYTIGLSRKTLRIIKENIIFALALKLIALLLVIPGWLTLWIAIFADMGATLLVVFNSLRLIKTKKYK, from the coding sequence ATGGCAGCGACACCAACTAAGCAGGAATACCGTTTGCAAAATTTATCCTGCGCCAGCTGTGCAGCAAAATTTGAGAAAAATGTGAAAGCTATTCCCGAGGTGCAAGACGCACAAGTTAATTTTGGAGCCTCAAAAATTATGGTAATCGGTAACATTAACGTCGATCAAATTGAAGAAGCCGGTGCATTTGATGGCATTAAAGTATCACAATCGCCAAAAAGTACAATTGAAAAATCCATACCATTTTACAAAAAAGTGGAAAACGTTTTAGCTGGGATTGCATTGTTATTTGTGGTACTTGGTTATGTATTGGTATCAATGCGTGGAGAAACAGATCCTTTGGCAATTGGCATGTTTATCATAGCAATCTTAGTAGGTGGAGTAGGGATTTTTAAAACAGGCTTCCGTAATTTAGCACGTTTCGAATTTGATATGAAAACACTGATGACGATTGCTGTAATAGGTGCTGCAATTATTGGTGAATGGGAAGAAGCGGCAGTCGTTGTCTTTTTATTCGCAGTGAGTGAAGCACTTGAGGCATATTCGATGGATAAAGCACGCCAATCGATTCGACAACTTATGGATATTGCACCTTCAACAGCAACTATTAAACGTGCTCACGGTGAGCATTTTCATGAAATGGAAGTGCCGACTGAAGAAATTGAAATTGGTGATATTCTAATTGTTAAACCTGGTCAAAAAATTGCCATGGACGGGATTGTAGTAAGTGGACTTTCGGCAGTCAATCAAGCAGCTATTACAGGGGAGTCAATACCTGTTAATAAAACAATAGATGACGAGGTATTTGCGGGAACATTGAATGAGGAAGGTGCACTAGAAGTCCGTGTTACGAAGCGTGTAGAGGATACAACAATTGCTAAAATTATTCATTTAGTAGAAGAAGCACAAGCGGAGAAAGCACCATCACAGCAATTTGTTGATCGCTTTGCTAAATACTACACACCTGCGATTATGCTGGTTGCCATACTTGTTGCTGTTATTCCACCATTGTTTATAGGTGATTGGCAGCATTGGATATATCAAGGTTTAGCTGTGCTAGTTGTTGGCTGCCCTTGTGCACTTGTTGTCTCGACACCAGTAGCCATCGTGACTGCTATTGGGAATGCAGCAAGACAGGGTGTGCTCATTAAGGGCGGCATCCATTTAGAACAATTAGGTCATATTGAAGCGGTGGCCTTCGATAAAACAGGTACCTTAACAAAAGGTAAACCAGAAGTAACAGATATAATTACGCAGAGTGACATGGCAGAGGATACAGTATTACAACTTGTTGCGGCCGTTGAAAAGCAATCACAACATCCGCTAGCAAAAGCAATTCTAACTGCTTTACATGAAAAGGGGTTAGATGAGCTGGTGCCGACTGATTTCCAATCAGTGACAGGGAAAGGGGCTTTTGCAACAATAGAAGGCAAAAAGGTTTCTGTCGGAAGTTTGAAATGGATTGCCACTTTAACGTCTGTGGATGAAGTGACAAAAGAACAAACCAATCAATTGCAAGCACAAGGTAAAACAGTTGTTGCAGCTGTTAGTGATAATCAATTAATCGGCATTATCGGAATTGCTGACCAATTACGTGTGGAAAGTAAAAGTGTTCTGCATAGCCTAACGGCATTAAAAGTTAAACATACCGTGATGTTAACAGGTGATGCTAAACTGACAGCAGAAGCTATTGCTACTTCCCTTAATATGAGTGATGTAAGGGCAGGTTTACTGCCAGCGGAAAAATTAATGGCAATTAAAGAATTACGCACAAAGTACGGAGCTGTAGCTATGGTAGGGGATGGTGTGAATGATGCGCCAGCCTTAGCATCTGCCAATGTAGGTATCGCAATGGGTGGTGCGGGCACAGATGCAGCTTTGGAAACCGCAGATATTGCTCTAATGGGTGATGATTTAACGAAATTGCCATATACAATTGGTTTAAGTAGAAAAACATTACGCATTATTAAAGAAAATATTATTTTCGCACTGGCGTTAAAATTAATCGCTTTATTACTCGTTATCCCAGGATGGCTAACATTATGGATTGCCATTTTTGCAGATATGGGTGCTACATTGCTAGTTGTTTTTAACTCTTTAAGACTAATTAAAACAAAAAAATACAAGTAA
- a CDS encoding late competence development ComFB family protein — translation MSEPILVNVTEEIVRGLVSFLLRGPEYQTFCKCEICEFDTVAIALNALPSKYVTSMDARDEAFKTMNTPENIELVNREIIRALHVVNKYPRHK, via the coding sequence ATGTCAGAACCTATTTTAGTAAATGTTACAGAGGAAATTGTACGTGGCTTAGTAAGTTTTCTTTTACGAGGACCGGAATATCAAACATTTTGTAAATGTGAAATCTGTGAGTTTGATACGGTTGCAATTGCTTTAAATGCGTTACCTAGTAAGTATGTTACATCTATGGACGCGCGCGATGAAGCATTTAAAACAATGAATACTCCTGAAAATATCGAGCTGGTCAACAGAGAGATTATCCGTGCATTACATGTAGTGAATAAATATCCTCGGCATAAGTAG
- a CDS encoding CvfB family protein, whose amino-acid sequence MNELKSGEVVTLTVLEQQASKWILTNGVAELPLNASEVTEPLAVGDRLQVFLFTDRRGDLAATTAIPTFAQGEYGWARVLRVVEHEGAFVDIGTSREVLVKAEDLPAIKEVWPAVGDHLFMTLRTDRNGDLFGRLATEEKILELYEGAFEDLHNKNIKARPYRLLPVGSFLLGVEVPYRIFVHESERSAEPRLGQDIDVRIIDVKEDGSMNGSLLPRKHERITGDAQQILSYLQDVGGKMPFGDKSSPEEIQEMFHMSKAAFKRALGTLMKAGKIKQQNGWTEEL is encoded by the coding sequence ATGAACGAATTAAAATCAGGTGAAGTTGTAACGTTAACTGTATTAGAGCAACAAGCATCGAAATGGATCTTAACAAATGGGGTAGCTGAATTACCATTAAATGCTTCAGAGGTCACAGAACCACTTGCTGTAGGTGATCGTCTTCAAGTATTTTTATTCACAGATCGTCGTGGAGATTTAGCAGCTACAACTGCTATACCAACGTTTGCACAAGGTGAATATGGCTGGGCACGTGTACTACGAGTAGTGGAACATGAAGGAGCTTTTGTTGACATTGGGACATCACGTGAAGTGCTTGTAAAAGCTGAAGATCTACCTGCCATAAAAGAGGTTTGGCCAGCAGTGGGCGACCATTTATTTATGACATTGCGCACAGATCGTAATGGAGATTTATTTGGGCGTCTAGCAACGGAAGAAAAAATATTGGAGCTATATGAAGGTGCATTTGAAGATTTGCACAATAAAAATATTAAAGCCCGACCATATCGTTTATTGCCAGTAGGATCGTTTTTACTAGGTGTAGAAGTACCATATCGCATTTTCGTCCATGAATCAGAGCGTTCTGCAGAACCTCGTCTTGGACAAGATATAGATGTACGTATTATTGATGTAAAAGAGGACGGCTCTATGAACGGTTCACTTTTACCACGTAAACATGAGCGTATTACTGGTGATGCACAACAAATTCTAAGTTATTTACAGGATGTTGGTGGCAAAATGCCATTTGGTGATAAGTCTTCACCAGAAGAAATTCAAGAAATGTTCCATATGAGTAAAGCTGCATTTAAACGTGCACTAGGTACACTTATGAAAGCTGGCAAGATAAAACAACAAAATGGCTGGACAGAAGAACTTTAA
- the mntR gene encoding transcriptional regulator MntR, with translation MPTPSMEDHIEQIYLLIANKGYARVSDIAEALSVLPSSVTKMVQKLDKDGYLVYEKYRGLTLTPKGEKLGKRLVQRHELLEQFLRIIGVDEERIYNDVEGIEHHLSWNSIDRIADLVQVMEENPDIAKKLEASRSQHNL, from the coding sequence ATGCCAACACCAAGTATGGAGGACCATATCGAACAAATATATTTATTAATCGCTAATAAAGGGTATGCTCGTGTGTCTGACATAGCGGAAGCATTATCTGTTCTTCCTTCTTCTGTTACGAAAATGGTTCAAAAATTAGATAAAGATGGTTATTTAGTTTATGAAAAATATCGTGGCCTTACATTGACGCCAAAAGGAGAAAAACTTGGAAAGCGTCTTGTACAACGCCATGAACTGCTAGAGCAATTTTTACGAATCATTGGTGTAGACGAAGAACGTATTTACAATGATGTAGAAGGAATTGAGCACCATCTTAGTTGGAATTCAATCGATCGAATTGCTGATCTTGTGCAGGTAATGGAAGAAAATCCAGACATCGCAAAAAAATTAGAGGCATCTAGATCACAGCACAACCTATAA